Below is a window of Streptomyces sp. NBC_01429 DNA.
ATGATCCCCGGATGGGGCACCGTCCAGGACCTCAAGAGGGCCATCGCCCACGACGTCGACGTGGTACGGATCGGCACGCACTGCACCGAGGGGAACCTCGCCGAGCGGCATCTGGGGTTCCTCCGCGACGCCGGTGTCGAAGCGCACGGCGTTCTCCTGATGAGCCACATGGCCACTCCCGGGCAGCTGGCGGAGGAGTGCGCCCGGCTCGTGGGGTACGGGGCGAGCGGGGTGGGCATTCTCGACTCCTCCGGTCACTTCCTGCCGGCGGACGTGACGGAACGCGTCGGCGCCATCCGGCGGGCCGTCGACGTACCGGTGATGTTCCACGGGCACAACAACCTCGGTATGGCCGTCGCCAACTCGGTCGCCGCGGTCGAGGCGGGGGCGGACATCGTGGACGCCTGCGCCCGGGGCTTCGGCGCCGGGGCCGGCAACACCCAACTCGAAGTCCTGGTACCCGTGCTGGAGCGGATGGGGTTCGCCACGGGCATCGATCTGTACGGTCTCCTGGACGCGG
It encodes the following:
- the dmpG gene encoding 4-hydroxy-2-oxovalerate aldolase; this encodes MHDPTLRDGHHAVRHALGPEQLRGYAAAADAAGVPVVEVGHGNGLGASSLQAGRARLGDDEMLSVVREALPNSRMAAFMIPGWGTVQDLKRAIAHDVDVVRIGTHCTEGNLAERHLGFLRDAGVEAHGVLLMSHMATPGQLAEECARLVGYGASGVGILDSSGHFLPADVTERVGAIRRAVDVPVMFHGHNNLGMAVANSVAAVEAGADIVDACARGFGAGAGNTQLEVLVPVLERMGFATGIDLYGLLDAADLAGRELMPSPPTIDSVGVVSGLSGVFSGFKNRVLDVSRREGVDPRDVFFELGERQAVAGQEDLIVDVALALREEARSGRPAREPRPSGQL